The following proteins are encoded in a genomic region of Anguilla anguilla isolate fAngAng1 chromosome 15, fAngAng1.pri, whole genome shotgun sequence:
- the LOC118214527 gene encoding uncharacterized protein LOC118214527, with the protein MAQRQQPEQSGRAHSTENINTQILHAIQAITQNNSPQAAENIPNVFINPNLLQLVNNINHDTNDMHEMAGDYFERLNEALANLTAGDGALTPAADSLGFLNDALERLNQEGGNLNESPLTPTSDNPQGSGDVHAAAANSNDDDDGVVTCGPDMVVVQRPSFNCVEIRQRFNFASLHDVDSYEDFYNVLLNLLDHVLYRAMQLARPNDVLQLELRGDTLSEGVSIIANGASVDLDTFLGMVGDLVQSNFEILSDDTLELVVQIVQNPNGGVRRKIATCLRNEILRKKLRHLFVSHNVENNLCFAICLSQMLNPEFTLERVEQDAVHLQTSVGLGVQDMVSFSDIQKFEQLLKVKIVVWYRNAQNVFCKFQTNPEPHPKTVFLYLENEHYFGIKSLKGFLGSAYVCAYCYTPFTAKANHHCKYYCNVCFSAECSSHPLKSVKCKDCRRICRSAFCYTAHKVTKMNNATCKMSAPCDTHKYCEQCGRMYIISSKKPVPHRCSVRRCVNCNDELVADSRHACYIQQVKPEQPSERYVFYDFECRQDDGVHVANFICCIDFNGVRWTAAGDGCVEAFTRRFRTPKYKGYTFIAHNSKGYDGYLIMQHLIKQGVTPSIIAQGSKLLCITDDAFEQRYIDSLSFLTMKLSAMPSALGFENAKKGYFPHFWNTVANQNYTGPYPPPLYYGSNTMSEKERSEFMQWYATVSGRVFDFRKEMSEYCINDVVILREGCLRFRREVLSCTGLDPFQGVTIASVCMKQFCTSFLPKDTLAITTPDNYILKQKSFSTPAIQWLEYLSHRDNVFIQHALNRGEVKFGPYFLDGYSEVGGVRTAFEFHGCLFHGCPQCFDSNTINPLTKQDFGSMYRKSQEKIDILRSTYNLHVVVLWEHEWVRLKKESPEVQTFLLCSDYPERLEPRDALFGGRTNALRLKYKVQEDEQIHYYDFTSLYPFVNKTKVYPTDHPTIIFRDFEPIENYFGLIKAKIYPPRDLYLPVLPYRVSGKLMFPLCRSCAVSEHQGKCVHSDEERSLTGVWCSIELAKAVEKGYQVAKIFEVWHFPQRSDSLFSGYINTHLKGKQEASGYPSWVSNDLDKDRYMQSYLEKEGIHLDPSKICVNKAKRQISKLFLNSLWGKFGQRTNQVNTALIHDPEQFLLYMFSKEYDISHFSFITEDVALVQWRYAKGFSKPPKYSNVLIAAFTTAYARLELYNLMDKLPDRVLYHDTDSVIFVSRPGDWVPPLGDFLGELTSELDTGDHIVEFVSGGPKTYAYRTRGGKTCMKVKGITLHHTNTQVVNLSSLTDLVDHYVSHKNDPAKEVATTTQQIVRDKKAFILRNRTVSKRFRVVYNKRVLLPDFQTLPYGY; encoded by the coding sequence ATGGCACAGAGGCAACAACCAGAGCAGTCAGGCagggcacacagcacagagaacattaacacacaaattttacatgcaattcAAGCTATAACTCAAAACAACAGCCCACAAGCtgctgaaaacattccaaatgtttttataaacccAAATCTGCTACAGCTTGTTAACAATATTAACCATGACACTAATGACATGCATGAAATGGCTGGTGATTACTTTGAGCGGTTGAACGAGGCTTTGGCAAACCTTACCGCCGGTGATGGTGCACTAACCCCTGCAGCAGACTCTCTTGGTTTTCTGAACGATGCTTTAGAGCGACTAAACCAGGAAGGGGGGAATCTTAATGAATCACCACTAACGCCTACCTCTGATAACCCACAAGGTTCTGGTGATGTGCATGCTGCCGCGGCTAatagtaatgatgatgatgatggtgtggTGACTTGTGGTCCTGACATGGTAGTGGTGCAAAGGCCCTCCTTTAATTGTGTCGAAATTAGGCAACGGTTTAACTTTGCATCCTTGCACGACGTGGACAGCTATGAGGACTTCTATAATGTGTTGCTAAACTTACTTGACCATGTATTGTATAGAGCTATGCAGCTGGCTAGACCCAATGACGTGCTTCAGCTGGAGTTGCGTGGTGACACCCTGTCTGAGGGGGTGTCCATAATTGCTAATGGCGCTAGTGTCGATCTGGACACATTTTTGGGTATGGTTGGGGATCTGGTTCAGAGCAATTTTGAAATCCTTTCTGATGATACATTGGAACTGGTGGTTCAGATAGTTCAAAACCCAAATGGTGGTGTCCGTAGAAAAATAGCCACATGTCTCAGAAATgagattttaagaaaaaaactacGGCATCTATTTGTAAGCCACAACGTTGAGAATAACCTCTGCTTTGCCATTTGCTTGTCTCAGATGTTAAACCCGGAATTTACGTTAGAGCGGGTGGAGCAAGACGCCGTACATTTGCAGACGTCTGTAGGCCTGGGCGTGCAGGATATGGTGTCTTTTTCAGACATACAAAAGTTTGAACAACTGTTAAAGGTCAAAATTGTTGTGTGGTACCGTAATGCTCAGAATGTCTTTTGCAAATTTCAAACAAACCCAGAGCCGCATCcaaaaacagtgtttttgtaCCTAGAAAACGAACATTACTTTGGTATAAAGTCGTTGAAAGGTTTCTTAGGcagtgcgtacgtgtgtgcttACTGTTACACACCTTTCACAGCAAAAGCTAACCACCACTGCAAATACtactgtaatgtttgttttagtgCTGAATGTTCTTCGCACCCTTTAAAATCGGTAAAGTGTAAAGACTGTAGACGTATATGTCGGTCCGCCTTTTGTTACACAGCGCATAAAGTCACCAAAATGAATAATGCTACGTGTAAAATGAGCGCCCCATGCGACACACACAAGTATTGCGAACAGTGTGGCAGGATGTACATCATCAGTTCTAAAAAACCTGTGCCACATCGTTGTAGTGTGCGGCGTTGCGTCAACTGTAATGATGAGCTGGTTGCTGATAGTAGACATGCTTGTTACATTCAGCAAGTCAAACCTGAACAGCCGAGCGAGCGCTATGTTTTTTACGATTTTGAGTGCCGACAGGATGACGGTGTACACGTCGCTAATTTTATATGCTGTATCGATTTTAACGGGGTGCGTTGGACAGCAGCAGGTGACGGTTGTGTGGAGGCCTTTACCCGTCGGTTCCGTACCCCGAAATACAAAGGGTACACATTTATTGCACACAATTCGAAGGGTTATGATGGCTACCTAATCATGCAACACTTAATTAAACAAGGCGTCACACCATCCATTATAGCTCAAGGCAGCAAACTGCTTTGTATCACCGATGACGCATTTGAACAGCGGTACATAGATTCTCTCAGCTTCCTCACAATGAAGCTGAGCGCCATGCCATCGGCTTTAGGCTTTGAAAATGCCAAAAAGGGCTACTTTCCACACTTTTGGAACACCGTCGCTAATCAAAATTATACAGGCCCGTACCCACCCCCTTTATACTATGGTTCCAACACCATGTCAGAAAAGGAGAGGTCTGAGTTCATGCAATGGTACGCAACCGTATCTGGAAGGGTGTTTGACTTTCGCAAGGAGATGTCTGAGTATTGTATTAATGACGTGGTCATTTTGCGGGAGGGGTGTCTGAGATTTAGACGCGAGGTACTCAGCTGCACCGGTCTTGACCCTTTTCAGGGTGTTACAATAGCTTCTGTATGCATGAAACAATTCTGCACAAGTTTTTTGCCCAAAGACACACTGGCTATCACTACGCCTGACAATTACATTCTCAAGCAAAAGTCTTTTTCAACACCGGCAATTCAGTGGTTAGAATATCTGAGCCATCGTGACAATGTTTTCATACAGCATGCTTTGAACCGGGGGGAGGTTAAATTTGGGCCGTACTTTTTAGACGGGTATTCAGAGGTGGGGGGTGTACGTACAGCCTTTGAGTTCCACGGCTGTCTGTTCCATGGCTGTCCTCAGTGTTTTGATTCAAACACCATTAATCCGCTCACAAAACAAGATTTTGGCTCCATGTATCGAAAATCTCAAGAAAAAATTGATATTCTGCGTAGCACCTACAATCTGCATGTGGTTGTTTTGTGGGAGCACGAATGGGTGAGACTAAAAAAGGAGAGCCCCGAGGTACAGACATTCCTGCTTTGTTCTGATTACCCAGAACGTCTGGAACCACGTGATGCTCTGTTTGGCGGTAGAACTAATGCTCTTCGGCTTAAATATAAGGTGCAAGAAGATGAGCAGATCCATTACTATGATTTTACCAGTCTCTACCCTTTTGTGAACAAGACTAAAGTCTACCCTACAGATCACCCCACCATCATCTTCCGTGACTTTGAACCGATTGAAAACTATTTTGGTCTGATCAAAGCCAAAATATACCCACCTAGGGATCTTTACCTACCCGTGCTACCTTACAGGGTGTCTGGAAAATTAATGTTTCCCCTCTGCAGGTCCTGCGCCGTGTCTGAACATCAAGGCAAATGTGTACATTCTGACGAGGAGCGTTCTCTCACCGGAGTCTGGTGTAGTATCGAACTAGCCAAGGCTGTTGAGAAGGGGTACCAGGTTGCCAAGATTTTTGAAGTTTGGCATTTCCCACAGCGCTCTGATTCGCTCTTTAGCggctacataaacacacatttaaagggTAAACAGGAAGCCTCTGGGTACCCTTCATGGGTGTCTAATGATTTGGACAAAGACAGATACATGCAGAGTTATTTGGAAAAGGAGGGTATACATTTAGACCCCAGCAAAATTTGTGTCAATAAAGCCAAAAGACAAATTTCTAAACTTTTTCTGAACAGCCTTTGGGGTAAATTCGGTCAGAGAACAAACCAAGTTAACACCGCCTTGATCCATGACCCGGAGCAGTTTCTGTTGTACATGTTTTCCAAAGAGTATGACatctcacatttttcatttattacagAGGATGTGGCCCTTGTGCAGTGGCGTTATGCCAAGGGTTTCTCAAAACCACCCAAATACAGTAATGTGCTTATAGCGGCATTCACCACCGCTTACGCACGCCTTGAGCTTTACAACCTCATGGACAAATTGCCTGACAGGGTTCTGTATCATGACACAGATTCTGTAATCTTTGTGAGTCGGCCAGGTGACTGGGTGCCTCCGCTCGGGGACTTTTTGGGTGAGTTGACGAGTGAGCTGGACACCGGCGACCACATTGTGGAATTTGTTTCAGGGGGCCCGAAAACATATGCTTACAGAACACGGGGAGGTAAAACATGCATGAAGGTGAAAGGTATAACACTACATCATACTAACACGCAGGTTGTTAACCTTTCATCCCTCACTGATTTGGTAGATCACTATGTGTCTCACAAAAATGACCCCGCCAAGGAAGTCGCCACAACCACACAACAGATTGTTAGGGACAAAAAAGCTTTCATTCTCAGGAACCGCACAGTCTCTAAAAGATTCCGTGTGGTTTACAACAAGCGAGTTTTGCTCCCGGACTTCCAGACATTGCCATATGGATACTAA